Within the uncultured Fibrobacter sp. genome, the region ATATAATCATAAGATGGCGACTTGCTATAGAAAAAACTGATAATTCAGCATAAAAACAATGTATTGGACGCGTGCGAAAACGCGTTCTATATTTGGGCCAGATTAAAACAACAATGTACGGAGAAACAACAATGGCAGAAATAAAAATTGACGATACCATCGACATTACCGATGTCGTGTGCCCGACCACTTTCGTGAAGGCGAAGGTCGCCCTCGAAGAACTGGAAGAAGGCCAAATCCTTTCTATCCGCCTGAACGACGGCGAACCGGTGCAGAACGTGCCGCGCAGCATCAAGGAAGAGGGTCACGAAATCTTGAAACTCGACGACAACCAGGACGGAACCTACACACTCATTGTGAAGAAGGTCGGAGACTAACCAAGGAGTATAAAATGATTATTACTGT harbors:
- a CDS encoding sulfurtransferase TusA family protein, with the protein product MAEIKIDDTIDITDVVCPTTFVKAKVALEELEEGQILSIRLNDGEPVQNVPRSIKEEGHEILKLDDNQDGTYTLIVKKVGD